The following proteins come from a genomic window of Methylorubrum populi:
- a CDS encoding MATE family efflux transporter, with protein sequence MPEAGEAPVPESRPDEGGARFVSGSILRHVVVMSATGSVGLMAIFAVDLLSLFYVSKLGDPALTAAVGFASIVQFFAIAINIGLMIAAGALVSRAIGANDPSGARRIATSVTIHCLIASGLLAAFLLAVLDPLLSAIGAEGHTLDVAKRYLWISLPSNLLLGPGMLFTGLLRAVGAAREAMYVTLGGAVVTVFVDPLLIFGFGLGVDGAALAVCVARVTFVAVGWAGVRRYRLLEAPRLHAILGDLPLVTRIAGPAVLTNLAPSVASAFVAHALSGFGPPAIAGNVVIERLAPVAFCGLFAMSGSIGPILGQNWGAGRFDRMRGVLRAGAGVTALYVVVVWLLLAVARSPLAGAFELKGVAAELFGFFCLVSGPVWFFNGLLFLANASFNNLGFPFISTFLNWGRATLGTVPPALVGAAWYGPEGVIAGTGIGSIAFGVAGLALAFRTVGRLERGVSSEAGPVLDPPAADEAVQAAPSSGMSL encoded by the coding sequence ATGCCTGAGGCGGGCGAAGCTCCGGTGCCGGAGTCGAGGCCGGACGAGGGCGGGGCGCGCTTCGTCTCGGGCTCGATCCTGCGCCACGTCGTGGTGATGAGCGCGACCGGCTCCGTCGGCCTGATGGCGATCTTCGCCGTCGATCTCCTGTCGCTGTTCTACGTCTCCAAGCTCGGCGATCCGGCGCTGACCGCCGCCGTGGGTTTCGCCTCGATCGTCCAGTTCTTCGCCATCGCCATCAATATCGGCCTGATGATCGCGGCCGGCGCCCTGGTCTCGCGGGCGATCGGCGCGAATGATCCCTCCGGGGCGCGGCGGATCGCGACTTCGGTTACCATCCACTGCCTGATCGCATCCGGGCTCCTCGCCGCCTTCCTTCTCGCCGTGCTCGATCCGCTGCTCTCGGCGATCGGCGCGGAGGGACATACCCTCGACGTCGCCAAGCGCTACCTGTGGATCAGCCTGCCGTCGAACCTGCTGCTCGGGCCGGGCATGCTGTTTACCGGGCTCCTGCGTGCGGTCGGGGCGGCGCGGGAGGCGATGTATGTGACCCTCGGTGGGGCCGTCGTCACCGTCTTCGTCGATCCCCTCCTGATCTTCGGCTTCGGTCTCGGCGTCGACGGCGCCGCGCTGGCCGTCTGCGTGGCGCGGGTGACCTTCGTGGCCGTCGGCTGGGCCGGCGTCCGCCGCTACCGGCTGCTCGAGGCGCCGCGCCTTCACGCGATCCTCGGCGACCTTCCGCTGGTGACTCGCATCGCAGGGCCGGCGGTGCTCACGAACCTGGCCCCGTCCGTCGCCAGCGCCTTCGTCGCGCATGCCCTGTCCGGCTTCGGGCCGCCGGCCATCGCCGGCAATGTCGTCATCGAGCGCCTCGCGCCCGTCGCCTTCTGCGGGCTGTTCGCGATGTCGGGCTCGATCGGCCCGATCCTGGGCCAGAACTGGGGCGCGGGTCGCTTCGACCGGATGCGGGGCGTGCTGCGGGCCGGCGCGGGAGTCACCGCCCTCTACGTGGTGGTCGTCTGGCTTCTTCTTGCCGTGGCGCGGTCGCCGCTGGCCGGCGCCTTCGAACTGAAGGGCGTGGCGGCCGAACTGTTCGGTTTCTTCTGTCTGGTGAGCGGGCCGGTCTGGTTCTTCAACGGGCTCCTGTTTCTCGCCAACGCCTCGTTCAACAATCTCGGTTTTCCCTTCATCTCCACCTTTCTGAACTGGGGCCGGGCCACGCTGGGCACGGTCCCACCCGCCCTGGTCGGGGCGGCGTGGTACGGACCGGAAGGCGTGATCGCCGGCACGGGCATCGGTTCGATCGCCTTCGGGGTGGCGGGTCTCGCCCTCGCCTTCCGAACCGTTGGCCGGCTTGAGCGGGGTGTGAGCAGCGAGGCGGGCCCCGTTCTCGATCCGCCCGCGGCCGACGAGGCGGTGCAGGCGGCGCCTTCCAGCGGAATGTCGCTGTGA
- a CDS encoding monovalent cation:proton antiporter-2 (CPA2) family protein has protein sequence MASATDHASFLPPVLTFLSAAVISVPLVRLLGQSAVLGYLVAGVVIGPAGFSLIAEPETAASVAEIGVVLLLFIVGLELEISRLVSMRRDIFGLGAAQLALCSLVIAGAALIYGLTPAAASVVGIAIALSATAVALQLLEERGDLGSPYGGRSFAVLLFQDISVVAILALLPLLASAGATPKDGWLDEGLRSTGRAAIAVTGVVLVGRYGLNPFFRLLAAAGGREVMTAAALLVVLGTALVMEKAGLSMAMGAFLAGVMLAESNFRHQLEADIEPFRGMLLGLFFMSVGMSIDGGLLTHHWLALLAATMAAIAVKIALVAGLFRLFGSPWLDALRGAAVLAPAGEFAFVILPAAGDLRILGSDVTRFCVALAALTMLVGPIAAKGLDALIARRPKEAEPPSDVGEAQESGDTRVLVVGFGRFGQILAQVLLAEGINITVIDKDVEQIRNATSFGFRIYYGDGTRLDVLRASGLAKAELICVCIDDAPAALKIVDIVHEEFPNVRTYVRAYDRTHAIELMNRDVDFQLRETVESALGFGRATLESLGLSAEAAARRVEDVRKRDVARLVLQQAGAMPDGSGWLRGTPELRPEPLTAPKSPSRALSAETRGLIEPQPHESAARALEPEDAEPNA, from the coding sequence ATGGCGAGCGCCACGGACCATGCCAGCTTCCTGCCGCCCGTGCTGACCTTCCTGTCGGCGGCGGTGATCAGCGTTCCGCTCGTGCGCCTGCTCGGCCAGAGCGCGGTGCTGGGCTACCTCGTCGCGGGCGTGGTGATCGGCCCGGCGGGCTTCTCGCTGATCGCCGAGCCCGAGACGGCGGCGAGCGTCGCCGAGATCGGCGTGGTCCTCCTGCTCTTCATCGTCGGGCTCGAACTCGAGATCTCGCGGCTCGTCTCGATGCGGCGCGACATCTTCGGGCTCGGCGCCGCCCAGTTGGCCCTCTGCTCGCTCGTCATCGCGGGAGCAGCCCTCATCTACGGCCTGACGCCGGCGGCGGCGAGCGTCGTCGGCATCGCCATCGCGCTCTCGGCCACGGCCGTTGCGCTCCAGTTGCTGGAGGAGCGCGGCGATCTCGGCTCGCCCTATGGCGGGCGCTCCTTCGCCGTGCTGCTGTTCCAGGATATTTCGGTGGTGGCGATCCTGGCGCTGCTGCCGCTGCTGGCCTCGGCCGGGGCCACGCCGAAGGACGGCTGGCTCGACGAGGGCCTGCGCTCCACCGGCCGCGCGGCGATCGCGGTCACCGGCGTCGTGCTCGTCGGGCGCTACGGCCTCAACCCGTTCTTCCGCCTGCTCGCCGCCGCCGGCGGACGCGAGGTGATGACGGCGGCCGCCCTCCTCGTCGTACTCGGGACGGCACTGGTGATGGAGAAGGCCGGTCTCTCCATGGCGATGGGCGCCTTCCTCGCGGGCGTGATGCTCGCCGAGTCGAACTTCCGCCACCAGCTCGAAGCCGACATCGAGCCGTTCCGCGGCATGCTGCTCGGCCTGTTCTTCATGAGCGTCGGCATGTCGATCGACGGCGGTCTGCTCACGCATCATTGGCTGGCGCTTCTCGCGGCGACCATGGCGGCGATCGCGGTCAAGATCGCGCTCGTGGCCGGGCTGTTCCGCCTGTTCGGCTCGCCCTGGCTCGACGCCCTGCGCGGCGCGGCGGTGCTGGCACCGGCCGGCGAGTTCGCCTTCGTCATCCTGCCGGCGGCGGGCGACCTGCGTATCCTCGGCTCGGACGTGACCCGCTTCTGCGTCGCGCTCGCCGCCCTGACCATGCTGGTCGGACCCATCGCCGCGAAGGGACTCGACGCGCTGATCGCCCGCCGCCCGAAGGAGGCCGAGCCGCCCTCCGATGTCGGCGAGGCGCAGGAATCCGGCGACACCCGCGTGCTGGTGGTGGGCTTCGGCCGCTTTGGACAGATCCTGGCGCAGGTGCTGCTGGCGGAGGGCATCAACATCACCGTCATCGACAAGGACGTCGAGCAGATCCGCAACGCCACAAGCTTCGGCTTCCGCATCTATTACGGCGACGGCACCCGGCTCGACGTTCTGCGCGCCTCCGGCCTCGCCAAGGCGGAACTGATCTGCGTCTGCATCGACGATGCGCCGGCGGCGCTGAAGATCGTCGATATCGTCCACGAGGAATTTCCGAACGTACGCACCTACGTGCGGGCCTACGACCGCACGCACGCGATCGAGCTGATGAACCGCGACGTCGATTTCCAGCTTCGCGAGACCGTGGAATCCGCCCTCGGCTTCGGCCGCGCCACTCTCGAGAGTTTGGGGCTGTCGGCGGAAGCGGCCGCACGCCGCGTCGAGGACGTGCGCAAGCGCGACGTCGCCCGCCTCGTGCTCCAGCAGGCCGGCGCGATGCCCGACGGCTCGGGCTGGCTGCGTGGCACGCCGGAATTGCGGCCCGAGCCGCTCACCGCGCCGAAAAGCCCGTCGCGGGCGCTCAGCGCCGAGACCCGTGGGCTGATCGAACCGCAGCCGCACGAATCCGCTGCCCGCGCGCTGGAACCCGAGGATGCCGAGCCGAATGCCTGA